The Terriglobus roseus sequence AGCCACCGGGCTCTCCTTCCATATCACCCCATCGGGCGAAGAGATACTGGCGGCGAAGTGCAGTCTGGCGGCAGCAACCGGAGATCGCATTCGCATCGAAAGCCCTGGCGGTGGCGGGTGGGGAAAAGTCTGACTCGAGACTGCCCAACCCACTCTCTCCAACAGCAACGACTTCAGACTATCGGCGGGATCGCAGTCGATCTCCACCGACCGGGTGTTTTTCCAGTGCTTTGCTTGAAAGACCGCATGAAGTGGTACTTGCTGGAGAATGCCATTCTTGTGGCCATTTCCCGGATACTGAGCGGAGTTTCGAGGAGCCACTTTTTAGTGACCGCAATGCGCTCCTGCTGGATGTACTCTGCGGGAGGCATCCCGACTTCCCGTGAAAACGCACGCTTCGCCCTCAGCCTGGGGCTCTCGACAGGCACAGTCGGAAAAGCAACCCGCCCGAACGAGGTGGAGACACCGCACTTGTTGGGCTCGAGTTGCGACTTGCTGCACGGGTCTTTCACGTCATGAAGTCTCCCCCTAAAATTGCGATCTGCGCAATTCGCCCCAGGCGGACGACGGATGGGTCATTTGGAAAACTGTTCTAACTCCACGAACAACGCCTGGGTGAAGCCATTGTGCTCGCACGCAGCGGCTGCGCCCTTTTCGTCGAGGCGGCTCGATCAGCAGTCATCATCGGTGTCTGAAATGTAAACTGGACCACTCTTCGCCTCACGGAGGCGGCTGAACAGCGACTATGAGGCGCACTGAATATGATGGGCCGCTTCCGCTCTCTCTTTTCTTCCGGCGTTCTCCCCGAAGAAGTTCTCGGCGAACTGGTCGACCTCACGTTTACCTCTGTTCTCCCCATCGTCGTCATGGGATCGATTACGACAGGTGCCGCGATCCTGATCGGAGCTTCCAGGCCCGGAATCGTCTTCCCTGCTCTGGCGGCGCTCGCTCTCTTCATCTCCGCACTCCGCATCCTGCTGCTCCTCGCATACCGTCGCCGTCGTCGAGGGCTCCCGCTGGCTTACGCAGAGGTCAAGCAGTGGCAACGACGCTACGCGATTGGCAGTTACAGCTACGCCGCGCTACTGGGTACGCTGAACTTCATCGCGCTCCGACACGACGACTCGCAAACCGCAATGCTCAGCACCGGTCTGCTCTTTGGCTACTGCGCCGGGCTGGTGGCACGAAACTCGATTCGTCCGGCGATCTGCCTTGGCAGCATGGCCCTGGCAGTCATCCCGACGGTGGTTGGATTGGCCGCGCATTTCGACCATCACGGCTTCCATCGTGCGGCGTATGTAGGGCAGGCAGTCCTGATCCTTGTCTTCGCACTCACCTCCGTCGAGACGGTTGCGCATCAGTACTCCACCACCATCAAGCAGCTTGTTACGAAACGCGTGCTGGCCAGCATGGTTCGTCAGGATGATCTCACCGGCATGCCCAATCGCCTCTCACTCCGCGACCGCTTCGAAGCGGACATCGTGGAAGCGGGTAGCACCGGAAATCTAATCGCCGTTCACGCACTTGATCTCGACCGGTTCAAGCAGGTGAATGATGGCTTTGGTCACCCAACCGGCGACGCGCTATTGCAGGCAGTCGCCAAGCGTCTCCGCAACACGCTGAAGCCACGCGATACCGCGGTCCGCATGGGCGGCGATGAGTTTGTATTGGTGCAAACAGGCATCAACCGGGCCGATGAGGCGCGTGCTCTCGCGCATCGCGTCCTGCTCACGCTGAGCCAGCCCTACACTCTGAGCGCTCACGAGGTACACATCGGAGTCAGCATCGGTATCGCCCTGCTGCCGAACGATGGCATGGTTCTGGACGTTCTGCTCGATCGCGCGGATGCTGCCCTGTACAAAGCAAAGCGCGAAGGCCGTAACCGTATCGCATTCTGGAGTGACGATCCGTCGCGAAAGATGGCGTGAACCGATGCTGCCTATGCCCAAAGGAACAATGATGGGACTGTCATATTCAGCAGTCGGGCCACTTCTCGGCGCACCTTTCGCAGACGCAGCGGTCCCGCGTCTTACAACCGCGGGACCTGCATTCCTATCAACGGCAGGGGTCAATTCCCTACCGTAACGACGGCCACTTCGAACGGCTCAAGTGAAAGGCTGGAGCCATGGGTATTGGCCGTGGCAGGCGGCTTGTCTCCGGTGGAGGGCGCAATGTAGGCGACGGATTGCACGGATGATCCCGCAGGCAGATTCACTGTCGCGGCAATTTGGCGCTTGTTGATGACGAGGATCTTCCGTCCCTTCGTCGTGTCGAACGCCTGTATCGCAACCGCGTGATTGCCGCCCGACGTTGAGACCAGTCTGTCGCCGGGACCAAGGTTGTCCTTTAGCAGTTTCATGGTCCAAAAGCGCGCGTTCGGTTCTGAGGTGTTGTAATTCATCATCGATACGCTGGGGTACTGCGTGGGATAGCCCACCAGTTGCGATTCACCGATTACGTCCACGCCGAACTTGGCTGCCTCTTCATAGAGATAGGCGTACATTGCGCTGGCAAGATTCCAATAGAGCGGCGGCTCAGGCGGCGTCTTTTCCCCATGATTGCTCTTGTCATCGTTTGGGAGTATCACCCCCAGTTCATCCAGATCGGTCTTCGTTGCGGGTGACAATTCATGCTTCAACTGCTCGATGTAGCGTGCGGTATGCAGGAAACCATCAGCCTGGTCGAAGAAGGTGAACTGCATCGCGTCGAAAGGTTCGTCTGCTGGTGGCGATGCGTAAAAGTGATAGGTCACGAAGTCAATCGACGCTCCCGGTGCGTGGTTCTTTGGATCCAGGAAGTAGCGGTACATCTCGCCGTGGGTAGCTGGCGCGGCAGAAGCACAAGCCATGAACTTGAGGTCGGGATCGACCTTACGCATCTCGGCTGAGACGACGTCGTAGAACTTTGTGTACTCCTGCGGTGTCCAGTGGTGCTCGAAATCGATTTCGTTCAGCAGCTCCCAGTAAGCGAACTTGTAGTGGTACTTGCTCGCGTGAAACTTGCCGTTTTCATCGGTGAAGCCGCCCTTCTCATACCAGGAGAGAAGGCGTGCGTAGTATGCGGCTGCTTCCTTATACGTGGGATCTTTGATCTCCGTACCCTGGGTATAGTCCCAGTAAACCTGGTTCGGATCCTTCGGATACGTCACCGGCTTGTCGGTCTTCCACAACCATGCGGGCATCGTGCTGAAGTTCATGATGACGCTGTGGCCGTTCTGCGCTTTCATCAGGTCTTCCACCATGGGGTCGAGCAATGTGAAGTCCCATGATGTCTTGTCGGCGGTCGGTGGCTCCAGCTCAGCAACACCCAGCCTTGGATACGGCAACCACGGGACGTAGCGAACGTAATCAGCGCCCGCTGTCGAAATCGCTTTGAACGTTCCGTCGTGCATCTTCGCGCCGCGTTCCAGCATTGGATTCACAACGACCTGGTAGCTCGCGGTAGAACGCGATGTGGTGACGACCCTTCCCCAATCGACTTTCACATTGACAGCGCTCTGCTGTGCAGATGCCAGCGCGGGCGAGAGGGCCAGACCCAGTGCGAGAGTAAGGATTTGCTTCATGTAGTTCCTCCGTTCGCGCACTGATGCACGCGACTGATGAATGATGTGGAGCGTTCAGCAGACCTGGTGAAAGTTCAATCCCATCAGGTCTGCAATCTTTTGAAGTTGGCTTGCTCGCCGGCCGATCCCGACCGCGCAATGATGTGCCGGACCACGCGCGTTCCACTCTTCCGAGAAGCGCCGTGCGCCAATCGGAAAGCGGTAGCGTGAGTTTGTATTGCCAATCTCGAGGATGGGGCCGGGAACGCTCTCTCCTTCCGCGACCAGCAGGGAGAAGCCGCGCTGCTTATCCTCCACCACCGAAAGCAGGGTGACCGGGCCATGTTTGACTGCCATCTCCACGGAGAGACCGCGCCCCACCTTGCCGTGATACACGCGCAGAGGACGCACACGGATTCGGTCCTGCGCAATATGCATGTGACCGGGGCCATCGTGCCCCATCAGCACCAGGTCTTCCAGAAAGTCCATGGCGTAGTACTCCGTGAAGGATCCACCCGCACCAAGCTCGTCAAGGATCTTCATCGCAAGAACGTTCTTCACTTCATACTCGCCCGCGACGGGTGTCCCTGTGCCAGTAAGCATCGACGTGCCGAGGATGATGGAACTCATCGTGTTCTCGTTTTCCGCGATGCCCGAACCCATGTAGTAGTAGGCCAGCATGTCGAGCGACTTCTCACTCACCATTCGCTCCAGCGCGACAGCAGTGGCAGCGGCACGCGTGAGTTCGTCCAGGGCGCAATCTTCATCGACCGCAAAGAAACGATGGATCTGCAGCACCTTCCGTTCTGTCTCTTCCGGCGTCACCTCACGCCGCAGGGCGCTGAGGTAATCGACCTCCAGCATCTCAATGACTGTGCCGAAGCGCCCGCTCACCTGTGCGAGGTCCGTCGCGATATCGAGCATGCCGCCGTAATAATGGCCCATCAACCCGAGACGGCTGTGTGCCATTGTCTTCACGACTTCTGCAGCCTTCAGCCACTCCTCCAGGGTGTTCCAGCACTCGGGATCGCGCTCTAACATCCCGGTGACTTGATAGAACGGTATATCCAGGCGCCGTAGGACGTTTGCAATCTCTGGCACGGGGCAGGCTGCGCAGTAGGCAAGCCATTCGCCCGTCATTGCGGTGCGGTCGCCCATGCCGTTGAACTTCACATAATCAATCGCAGCCTCGGGAACAAGGTTCAACAGAATCACTGGCACCTTGGCTCGTTGAATCACTGGCAGCACGGTTGCTGAAAGCGTGTAGGTCGTAACGTAGATCAGGAGGATGTCGATGTCCTCTGTGCGGCAGGCGTGGCCGGCCTGGATCGCCTTCTCCGTCGAGTCCACAAGTCCCAGCGAGACGACCGAGCGCGCAGTACCGGCGACCTTCTGCTGCACAACTTGCAGATAGCCTTCAAGGCGTTCCTTCAGCCCCTCAAACTGTGGCCAATAGGCGTCCAGGCCCAGGCCGATAAGGCCGATACGAAGCTGCGAATCAAAGGTCTGCAAAGTCATCTCCTCCATGACCATCGTGCATGAACCGCCATGCGATGAGCTTTCCGCTGTGCGGTCAATCGATGGATCGCAAGTGCCACAATTCATATCAGGTCCAGTCCACGAGGGTAAAAGGGCGGTGGGATGAACAACTACATCCCACCTTGAGGCGAGCGATTTAGAACTCGAAGCGTCCGCCGAGTTGCACGATGCGGGCTGCACGTGTTGACGTGATCGCGCCAAAGCCCGGTCCGAGTGAAGTACTCGCAGAGCCGAATTGCGTGTGGTTAAAGATGTTGAACGCTTCGAAGCGCAGCTGGAACTTCGCCCTCTCCGCGAGGCTCAACGACTTGAACAGGCTGGCATCCCAGTTCTGGAAGCCAGGCTGCTGCAGCGAATTTCGCCCTGCATTGCCCGGTGTTCCGAACGTTGGCTGCGCGAAGGCCGCGGCGTTGAACCACTGTAACGGCGTGCTTCGACCGGCGCGTGGATTACCGACGAGATTCGGACGAGACTGGCTGAAGTCACCAATGTTCAGGTTGTCGCCAGAGAGTGTTGGTGTGCTGTACTGACCGCTGCTGAAGCTGGTGATGCCATTGAGTTGCCAGCCTCCGACGACATAGTCCAGGGCAAGCGGAGCACGCGACAGAAAGCGCTGACCGCGTCCGAAGGGCAACTGAAGCGCGTAGCTGATGACGAGGCGATTGGGAACGTTGTAGTCCGACACGCCACGGTCATAACGGAAGAAGTCACGCGACAAGGCAGAGAAATCATCCGTGATGCCGATATCGATTGCCTTTGAAAACGTATAGGCAACAAGGAATGAATTGCCGTGGCTCATCCGCTTCTCAAGCTTCGCCGTCAGCGCGTTGTAGTTCGATCGGCCGTAGTTGCTGCTGACGAGGATGAAGCCGTATTGCGGGAAGGCTATGCGCGATGACAGTGGAACGGTACCGGTGGTATCGATCGCTCCGATATTGGCGTTCTTACGTTGTGCCAGCTTTTGACCGCTGGAACCCGCGTACTCCAGCTCCAGTAGAAAGTCCTTCGCGAACGACTGCTGAATGTCGAGACCCCACTGATTGATGTACGAGGTGCGATTGTTCTGGTCGAGCGTGAAGATATTTGCGTGGGGCGGTGGGAAGCTGTTAGAGACACCCGCGAACGGATTGAAGATGGAGACTGGCGTGGTGGAGCTGGGTGTGTTGCTCTGCGAGGTATAGAAGGGACTGCCCTGATTCTTGAACTGCTCTTCGTTGAAGTTGTCGGTGGCATAGTACGTACCCGCGCCTCCGCGCACGACAGTGTTCTGCAGAAATCCTGGTCTCCAGGCGAAGCCTACGCGGGGCGCAAAGTTGTTGTAATCGGGCTTGACGATCGACCGGCGAATGGACGTGCCTGCGTACTGAAATTGGCCCGTCGTGGTATCAAAAAACTGACTTCGATTCCGCGATTCGATCGGCGGTCCGGCGTACTCATAACGCAGGCCAAGGTTGAGAGTGAGCGACGGGAGAACCTTCCAGTTGTTTTGGGAGTAGAGGCCGTAGTAAGCCGTATGCAGGTACTGTGTCGAGTCGCCCTGGGCAGCGGTGATCTCGTACGGCTGGCCCAGCAGAAAGTCACTGAGTCCAAGACTGCTGACGCGCTTGCCCGAAGCATCGCGAACGGAGTAGCCATTGCTATAGGACAGCGTGGGATTCGATGCGAAGTCCGTGATCTGCGTGAAATTCTCGTGGATGTACTGCACGCCGTTCATGGAGGTCAGCTTGCCGTGCGTCCACGTAACATTGTCCGAGACCTGGTAATACTTGTCGTCGGCCCCGATCACCTCAGCAATCGAACCGACGGGACCAAAGCCCGCGATGCCAAAGATCGGCACACCGTACGTCGCGGCGTCTGCGGAGTTGGCATAGGGCAAGCCGAACAACACACCAGCGTAGTTCGGCCCATAGGCGCTCTCCGCATTGCGGAAGGTCGCGGAGTCGTTCACACCAAAGCGGAACTCATTCACCAGAGTGGGGGTGAACGTGTGCAGGTACGTCGCGGTCCATAAGTGATCGTTCAATGGAACGCTGGTCCCTCCGAGCGGATTGATCGCGGGATTGAAAAGATTGTCATTGCTGTTGGACCAGGTCGCGTAGATGCTGTCGCGCTCCGAAAAGCGATGATCCAGGCGAACGTTGTACTGGTTGATGATCTGATTCGATCGCGGCGTCGCAATGGTATTGAAGCCTGGAAACGCAGCACCGCCTGCCGCGAGCACATTAGGTCCGGGAATGAACTGTAAAGCCTTTTGCGCCGTGGGATCAAGCTGGGCTTTGGGAATCACATTGCCCGCGAAGGGCTGACCCGTGAGCGGATTCAGGATGTCAACGCACTTGATGGAGGCTCTGTTTGCCGCGCAGAACGGCGAGGAAGTCGGGATGAGTCCGGTGCCTGCGCTGTCATCTGCGAGATTGCCCTGAAGCTGCGCGACCGACGGATAGAGAGACGTCAGCGTCTGCCCCTGGATGAGCCGGAAGCCCTCGTAGTTGAACATGAAAAACGTGCGGTTGCGGCCGTTGTAAACCTTTGGAAACCACACCGGTCCGCTAAAGGTGCCGCCAAAATTGTTCTGGTTCAGCGCCGGCTGTGAGATGGCCGCCTGCTTCGCAAAGTAGGTGCTCGCCGCATAGGCGCGATTGCGATTCAGTTCAAAGAGCACAAGGTGAAATGGGTTCGCACCGGAGAGGATCTCAGTATTGATGATGGAGGCAGCATGGCCGAACTCCGCACCGAACGTGGTGCGCTGCACGCGGAACTCCTGAATGGCATCAACCGATGGCCGTATACCGGTGTTGCCGAAGCGCGAGTTGCGTGTCTCGATGCCATTTACCAGGAAGCTGGTGTCGCTCTCACGCAGCCCCGCAAGTGAGACCGTGGTATCGCTGCGGCCCGTCCACGTAGTCGCCGGGGAATTGCCCGCGCCGATGGGTGCAGCGCCTGTCGTGAGCTGCGTCAACTGCATGAAGTTGCGACCGTTGAGGGGCAACGTCTGGATGCTGTTTTGATTGATGACCTGCCCGACTGCCGCGCTTTCGGAATTGAGCAGCGCAGCCTCGCTCGCGGAGACAGTCACCGATTCACTGCTTGCACCGATCTGCATATGAACGTCGAGGTTCACGCGCTGCCCGATGACGACCGTGATGTTATCAAGCTGCGTCGCTCGGAAGCCCTCATGCGCCACGACCAGCTTGTAGTTACCGGGCTTTAGGGAGCTGAAGACAGCAAGACCGTTTCCATCGGTTGCCAGGTGCATTTGCTGGCCCGTATCCACACGCGTCAAAGTCAGGTCTGCATTCGGAATGGTGCCGCCGGTAGGATCGGTGACCGCGGAGATGATGTCACCCGTGATGGACTGTGCGAGACATGTCTGCGTAGCAAACAGAGCGAGGAGACCCGCAAGTAGCGCAGGCCTCTGAAGCCCCTCCAAGCCGCTGAATAGCCTCCTCCGGGCGGGCTCTTTTTTTGCGCTGCATGGTTGAAGTTGAAACATGATGCCTCCTGAAGCTCAGGGGCCGCCGAAGGCGTTACCTCTGAGAATGGCGGCCATCCTAGCCATGCTGCAGCAGAGCATTCAAAGAGAAACCTGGGCCTGGGCTGATTTCACCCAGCGAAATCACGCCAAGGCAAGAAGCCCTGATAAACGCGTTTTGATTGAGGTTGGCCTTCGGTATTGACTAGCGACCGTCACTGCGTGGTATTTTGCGGTGCGAAAGAGATGCAAGCCATGCCCGTCCCATCCACTCCACGCACTCCCCAAATCCACTCCGTGGTGCGGGCCTGCGAGATTCTGAAATATCTACAACAATGCACGGACGATGTAAGTCTCGACATCGTGTGCCGCAACACACAAATGCCGCGACCCAGTGCGTACCGACTGCTGACCACGCTCGTGAGCTGCGGCATGGTGGAACGCGTCTCCAAGAACTGCTATCGGCCTCTGCGTGCCGCACGCAGCAAGCGTCTGCGCATCGGCTACGCATCGCAAACGGAAGAGTTTTCGTTCTCTCGACTGGTCTCTGACAGCATTCGCAGCGCGGCTTATCGAGCCGGCGTCGACCTCTTGGTGCTGGATAATCACTGCTCGCCGAAGGCAGCCATTCGTAACGCGGGCATCTTCGTGCGAGAGCGTATGGATCTCGTCATTGAATTCCAAACCAATCATCAGAGCGCGTCGCTCGTTGCTGCGCGCATTCTGGAAGCTGGCATACCGCTGATCGCGATCGAGGTTCCGCATCCGGGCGCAACCTACTACGGTGCGGATAACTACCGGGCAGGTGTCCTGGGCGGCCGCGCACTGGGCAAGGCCTGCCTGCAGGAGTGGAAGGGACGCGTCGACGAGATAGTGCTGATGGAGCTTCCCACGGCAGGACCGCTACCCCGCTCTCGCATGACCGCAACGCTTGCCGGCCTGCGCGAAGTGCTGCCGCGTTTTCCGGATGAGAATGCGATCTTCCTGGATGGCAAGGGGCGCTTTGAGGACAGCCTCGCGGCGATGCGCAAGCACCTTGGCAAGACACGCGCAAAGAAGATCCTGCTGGCAGCGCTGAACGATCCAAGCTGCCTGGGAGCACTGCAGGCGTTTGAGGAATGTGGACGTCCGCAGGACTGCTTGGCTGTTGGACAGAACGCGAGCATCGAAGCGCGTCGCGAGATGCGGAGGCCGAACTCCCGACTGATCGGATCGGTCGGGTATTTCCCTGAGAAGTACGGCGACTCCGTGATGCAACTCGCGATGGACGTGGTCGAACATCGAGAAGTGCCATCCGCGACCTTCGTCAAGCATCGGTTGATTCACGCGGGCAACGTCAATAGTGCATATCCCAACGATTTGGAGATCGGATCCGCAGATACCGATTCTTTGCTCTACAGCAAGCGCTGATTCCGCAAAATCAGCGGGCGCAGCATCGCCCGCGCTTTGTGGTCAAACAGCCCCCTGCCTACCAGAGCAGATCGACGATCGACAGATTGCGCTGGAAGTCCATGGATGGCCGTGCATAGATTGTCTCAGTCCGCAGCTGCACCTTCACACCGTCACTGCCAGACACGTGCGCGACAAAGTTGTCACGCACCGGTAGCCCCGTCGGCTCTTCCGGGACAGGCTTGCCATTCATTAAGACAGGGTCCCTCTCCTTTGAGAAGTAGCCATCTGGACGGGCAATCGTCAGGTGTGACGTTCCCTTCGCTGCGTCCTCAGTGGCGGGCACAAGACGCAAATTTAGCAGGTTCGTCGAGCGGAGCAGAGGAGCCTTGAAATACGAAATGGTGCGACCGGCCGAAGTTAACGCGAACTCATATTCCACGTTTGAATCCAGCGTCACTGGCCCCCACGCGCCGTCGGCACCGGTCGTCGTCTCATAGGCGGTCCCCGCGCGGTTTGCACTGCCGGGAGCAAGTGCATAGACCGTTAGACGTACATCTGCCACGCCAATGTTCGTTGCAGCATGTGCCCCAAAGCCTGTCACCAATCCGCTGACGGTCACCTTTGCCTGGGGTGTCACCTTCAAAGTCGCCGGTGGGTGACCGTTCAGGAAACGATACATCTCCGCAAACGCGGCTGGAGAGAACGCGAGCTCGCGATGGTCCGCGTTGGGAACGACAATGTTCGTCGCACCTTTCAGCGCTGGCCCCTCGTACGTGACTCCCGTCTGTTGCGCCAGACCGCTGGCGCGACCATCGGGTTGCGCATACTTGTCCAACGTGTCGCTGCGTAACGTCAGCATACGGACGCCGTCCACCACCTCTGAACCGCCGTTCAATGCAGTCAGGAATCGGCCGCCACCGTTGAATTCCCCATCGAGGCCCGTGGTGGTGACCATGACTCCATGGTTCGGCGTGCCGCACAGAATCGCCGCAGACACCACTGCGCTGCCACCGGCATTCCGCAGGTAATTGCGGATGGTGAGGCCACCGCGGCTGCTGCCAATGAGCACAACCTTGTGGGCGTGTGTCTTCAGCAGAACACGCGTCACAAAAGCGCTCAGTTCACTCGCGGCATCCACGGTCGAAGAACGGTCCGGCTCAGAGACGGTGTCTGCT is a genomic window containing:
- a CDS encoding helix-turn-helix domain-containing protein — translated: MKDPCSKSQLEPNKCGVSTSFGRVAFPTVPVESPRLRAKRAFSREVGMPPAEYIQQERIAVTKKWLLETPLSIREMATRMAFSSKYHFMRSFKQSTGKTPGRWRSTAIPPIV
- a CDS encoding TonB-dependent receptor encodes the protein MEGLQRPALLAGLLALFATQTCLAQSITGDIISAVTDPTGGTIPNADLTLTRVDTGQQMHLATDGNGLAVFSSLKPGNYKLVVAHEGFRATQLDNITVVIGQRVNLDVHMQIGASSESVTVSASEAALLNSESAAVGQVINQNSIQTLPLNGRNFMQLTQLTTGAAPIGAGNSPATTWTGRSDTTVSLAGLRESDTSFLVNGIETRNSRFGNTGIRPSVDAIQEFRVQRTTFGAEFGHAASIINTEILSGANPFHLVLFELNRNRAYAASTYFAKQAAISQPALNQNNFGGTFSGPVWFPKVYNGRNRTFFMFNYEGFRLIQGQTLTSLYPSVAQLQGNLADDSAGTGLIPTSSPFCAANRASIKCVDILNPLTGQPFAGNVIPKAQLDPTAQKALQFIPGPNVLAAGGAAFPGFNTIATPRSNQIINQYNVRLDHRFSERDSIYATWSNSNDNLFNPAINPLGGTSVPLNDHLWTATYLHTFTPTLVNEFRFGVNDSATFRNAESAYGPNYAGVLFGLPYANSADAATYGVPIFGIAGFGPVGSIAEVIGADDKYYQVSDNVTWTHGKLTSMNGVQYIHENFTQITDFASNPTLSYSNGYSVRDASGKRVSSLGLSDFLLGQPYEITAAQGDSTQYLHTAYYGLYSQNNWKVLPSLTLNLGLRYEYAGPPIESRNRSQFFDTTTGQFQYAGTSIRRSIVKPDYNNFAPRVGFAWRPGFLQNTVVRGGAGTYYATDNFNEEQFKNQGSPFYTSQSNTPSSTTPVSIFNPFAGVSNSFPPPHANIFTLDQNNRTSYINQWGLDIQQSFAKDFLLELEYAGSSGQKLAQRKNANIGAIDTTGTVPLSSRIAFPQYGFILVSSNYGRSNYNALTAKLEKRMSHGNSFLVAYTFSKAIDIGITDDFSALSRDFFRYDRGVSDYNVPNRLVISYALQLPFGRGQRFLSRAPLALDYVVGGWQLNGITSFSSGQYSTPTLSGDNLNIGDFSQSRPNLVGNPRAGRSTPLQWFNAAAFAQPTFGTPGNAGRNSLQQPGFQNWDASLFKSLSLAERAKFQLRFEAFNIFNHTQFGSASTSLGPGFGAITSTRAARIVQLGGRFEF
- a CDS encoding substrate-binding domain-containing protein gives rise to the protein MPVPSTPRTPQIHSVVRACEILKYLQQCTDDVSLDIVCRNTQMPRPSAYRLLTTLVSCGMVERVSKNCYRPLRAARSKRLRIGYASQTEEFSFSRLVSDSIRSAAYRAGVDLLVLDNHCSPKAAIRNAGIFVRERMDLVIEFQTNHQSASLVAARILEAGIPLIAIEVPHPGATYYGADNYRAGVLGGRALGKACLQEWKGRVDEIVLMELPTAGPLPRSRMTATLAGLREVLPRFPDENAIFLDGKGRFEDSLAAMRKHLGKTRAKKILLAALNDPSCLGALQAFEECGRPQDCLAVGQNASIEARREMRRPNSRLIGSVGYFPEKYGDSVMQLAMDVVEHREVPSATFVKHRLIHAGNVNSAYPNDLEIGSADTDSLLYSKR
- a CDS encoding GH39 family glycosyl hydrolase, whose amino-acid sequence is MKQILTLALGLALSPALASAQQSAVNVKVDWGRVVTTSRSTASYQVVVNPMLERGAKMHDGTFKAISTAGADYVRYVPWLPYPRLGVAELEPPTADKTSWDFTLLDPMVEDLMKAQNGHSVIMNFSTMPAWLWKTDKPVTYPKDPNQVYWDYTQGTEIKDPTYKEAAAYYARLLSWYEKGGFTDENGKFHASKYHYKFAYWELLNEIDFEHHWTPQEYTKFYDVVSAEMRKVDPDLKFMACASAAPATHGEMYRYFLDPKNHAPGASIDFVTYHFYASPPADEPFDAMQFTFFDQADGFLHTARYIEQLKHELSPATKTDLDELGVILPNDDKSNHGEKTPPEPPLYWNLASAMYAYLYEEAAKFGVDVIGESQLVGYPTQYPSVSMMNYNTSEPNARFWTMKLLKDNLGPGDRLVSTSGGNHAVAIQAFDTTKGRKILVINKRQIAATVNLPAGSSVQSVAYIAPSTGDKPPATANTHGSSLSLEPFEVAVVTVGN
- a CDS encoding GGDEF domain-containing protein, which gives rise to MMGRFRSLFSSGVLPEEVLGELVDLTFTSVLPIVVMGSITTGAAILIGASRPGIVFPALAALALFISALRILLLLAYRRRRRGLPLAYAEVKQWQRRYAIGSYSYAALLGTLNFIALRHDDSQTAMLSTGLLFGYCAGLVARNSIRPAICLGSMALAVIPTVVGLAAHFDHHGFHRAAYVGQAVLILVFALTSVETVAHQYSTTIKQLVTKRVLASMVRQDDLTGMPNRLSLRDRFEADIVEAGSTGNLIAVHALDLDRFKQVNDGFGHPTGDALLQAVAKRLRNTLKPRDTAVRMGGDEFVLVQTGINRADEARALAHRVLLTLSQPYTLSAHEVHIGVSIGIALLPNDGMVLDVLLDRADAALYKAKREGRNRIAFWSDDPSRKMA
- a CDS encoding arabinose isomerase, with protein sequence MTLQTFDSQLRIGLIGLGLDAYWPQFEGLKERLEGYLQVVQQKVAGTARSVVSLGLVDSTEKAIQAGHACRTEDIDILLIYVTTYTLSATVLPVIQRAKVPVILLNLVPEAAIDYVKFNGMGDRTAMTGEWLAYCAACPVPEIANVLRRLDIPFYQVTGMLERDPECWNTLEEWLKAAEVVKTMAHSRLGLMGHYYGGMLDIATDLAQVSGRFGTVIEMLEVDYLSALRREVTPEETERKVLQIHRFFAVDEDCALDELTRAAATAVALERMVSEKSLDMLAYYYMGSGIAENENTMSSIILGTSMLTGTGTPVAGEYEVKNVLAMKILDELGAGGSFTEYYAMDFLEDLVLMGHDGPGHMHIAQDRIRVRPLRVYHGKVGRGLSVEMAVKHGPVTLLSVVEDKQRGFSLLVAEGESVPGPILEIGNTNSRYRFPIGARRFSEEWNARGPAHHCAVGIGRRASQLQKIADLMGLNFHQVC
- a CDS encoding alpha/beta fold hydrolase is translated as MNGSLITRTRALLFAMAAVLACFVSSRAQAGAASVPAEPIVFVHGNGDDAAKWIGITWLFESNGYAADRLFSVRFTNPSARTADTVSEPDRSSTVDAASELSAFVTRVLLKTHAHKVVLIGSSRGGLTIRNYLRNAGGSAVVSAAILCGTPNHGVMVTTTGLDGEFNGGGRFLTALNGGSEVVDGVRMLTLRSDTLDKYAQPDGRASGLAQQTGVTYEGPALKGATNIVVPNADHRELAFSPAAFAEMYRFLNGHPPATLKVTPQAKVTVSGLVTGFGAHAATNIGVADVRLTVYALAPGSANRAGTAYETTTGADGAWGPVTLDSNVEYEFALTSAGRTISYFKAPLLRSTNLLNLRLVPATEDAAKGTSHLTIARPDGYFSKERDPVLMNGKPVPEEPTGLPVRDNFVAHVSGSDGVKVQLRTETIYARPSMDFQRNLSIVDLLW